Part of the Arthrobacter globiformis genome is shown below.
TCGATCAGGTTCTGGTCGTTCGTGAACGAGTGGACGGTCTCCACGTGGCCGTGAATCACGCCGTACTTGTCGTTGAGGGCCTTCAGGACCGGGGTGATGGCGTTGGTGGTGCAGGAGGCTGCCGACACGATCGGGTCCGAGGCGGTGATGTCGCGGTGGTTGATGCCGTGCACGATGTTCTTGAGCTCGCCCTTGCCCGGTGCGGTGAGCAGGACACGGGCAACGCCCTTGCTCAGCAGGTGCTGGCCAAGGCCCTCGGCGTCGCGCCAGCGGCCGGTGTTGTCTACCACCAGGGCGTTGTTGATGCCGTAGGCCGTGTAGTCGATGGTGGCCGGGTTGTCCGAGTAGATGACCTGGATCTGGACGCCATTGGCCGTGATGGTGTTGGCGTCGGTGTCCACCCGAATGGTTCCTTCGAAGGAGCCGTGCACCGAGTCGCGTCGCAGCAGGCTGGCCCGCTTGGTCAGGTCATTGTCGGAGCCGCGCCGGACCACGATGGCGCGCAGACGCAGGCCGTGGCCGCCGCCCGCCTTTTCGATCAGGAGGCGCGCCAGCAGGCGGCCGATGCGGCCGAAGCCATAAAGCACGACGTCGGTGCTGGTGCGGTCGTCGCCGCCCCGCTTACCCACGATCTCAGCCAGCTCGGCGCGGAGGAATTCCTCCAAAGTCAGGTCCCCGCCGTCGGACTTGAATTTCTGGTTCAGGCGGGCAATATCGATGGCAGCGGCACCCAGGTCCAGCTGTGCCAGCGTGTTCAGCAGCGGTGCCGTCTCCTCAAGGAGCAGCTCATCCTTGCTCATCCGGCGCGCAAAGCGGTGCGCCTTCAGGATGTTCATGGTGGACTTGTTGATCAGACTGCGGCCGTGGATGGAGGTAACCACGTTGTTTTCACGGTACAGCCGGCCGATAACCGGGATCATGGCCTCGGCGAGCGCCTCACGGCTCATCCACGTATCAAGACAAGAATCTGACGTCTGGCTCACAGAACTACCTTCCTTGGTTCAACCGGCTACGTCCTCGTAAACCGGATGGCGGCCACTGGAAGTTATCCAGGGCAAGCTGGCACCGGCAGGGTTTCGGTCCACCCCGGATGCCGTTGGACGTGCAAAGAAATACCGCCGGCTGCGAACGCAGCTCCGGCGGAAGAACTTCTACGTTCACCATCCATTCTAG
Proteins encoded:
- a CDS encoding glyceraldehyde-3-phosphate dehydrogenase yields the protein MSQTSDSCLDTWMSREALAEAMIPVIGRLYRENNVVTSIHGRSLINKSTMNILKAHRFARRMSKDELLLEETAPLLNTLAQLDLGAAAIDIARLNQKFKSDGGDLTLEEFLRAELAEIVGKRGGDDRTSTDVVLYGFGRIGRLLARLLIEKAGGGHGLRLRAIVVRRGSDNDLTKRASLLRRDSVHGSFEGTIRVDTDANTITANGVQIQVIYSDNPATIDYTAYGINNALVVDNTGRWRDAEGLGQHLLSKGVARVLLTAPGKGELKNIVHGINHRDITASDPIVSAASCTTNAITPVLKALNDKYGVIHGHVETVHSFTNDQNLIDNFHKGDRRGRSAALNMVITETGAAKAVAKALPELLGKLTGSSIRVPTPDVSLAILNLSLEKGTTKEEVNDYLREMSLHSDLRKQIDYIDSPEVVSTDFVGSRRAGIVDGLATIANDKKLVVYVWYDNEFGYSCQVVRVMEEMAGVNPPTFPAKDSEKDAAPVLAVAASV